Proteins from a genomic interval of uncultured Desulfuromusa sp.:
- a CDS encoding AsmA-like C-terminal domain-containing protein, with product MNRSSARLFIRITCYALIVLATFFALLIVYLSQLDLNDYRRSLEQTMSSALKQPVQIGHSSLTFNRGFALALKNLQIGESRAPLADIPKVMATLKLTPLFKGQLILDQVQIDNPKIKIKLPFPERPAKGTSQRLFNTLGIRILNVHNASIEVLQVQSDKTDREFKFSHLNALLRGWNPGKTGELTVSGQLQKQGGRFLFETRLPSSRNPEIWRNEEQKAQLKITNFSTKKLPEGPGQILPELMNMDLVIQGVPATGTSFNTTLINPDNNEPILSLSGRWTSASGQEAITKLKGELLKIPLSGEFYFIRQVEKYFLAGKLGADNVTLTPEILKSWQIPDADKFLRGQLDQIMFTLNESWAPTEKHPVLPHIDAKIALSHLDWKHPDFRQLKNLSVNVSMEDKSLEAKDGIFTLGSQAVHFSGQIYSLFLQPKVDFQFNVNTDISNVLSQINLWENLDISGNLPGSLRLTGSLTEPDFTFQADLNLLSLELQSLLTKKPTTRSQFTLQGHIKNQRLQLNSFSLNLDDAEMTGRGYFDWAQQGQEFSFTADPVNLGDFRAFSPLLEKLQVRGQIQPELTQKNIGLQGTLKLKNVGAHLTSVVADLNNTTGEIHLDQHGFTFQDLKTSLGQSDFVTTGIFSDWKNPVLNLDLSGKKIRAHDLIFSNPTLTLHDLTGHLKIDAEEINFAPVEVRLEDDTLAVVTGKVSDFKNPQTVLEIRSDKVDVLDVINLFARPENSGSKQKNAQRKGQGPSLLIKASAKQGALGGLQFQNAEATIQSDDSRLTIYPLKFNNGKGWVDAQVEFDYNEKMAPLKVSGHVEDVDASILHQDLFKKRGLVSGLLKGDFYLEGNPKENHFWQGARGGAHAQITHGTLRKFHGLAKVFSLLNISQIFAGRLPDMDKEGMPFSLLEGSFQIGAGLIQSEDLKVTSESMNLSAVGTHTLSDDSLNVTLGIMPLRTVDKIITSIPIAGWVLAGTDKALVTAYFKITGTSEEPIVTAIPIDSVSTTVFGIFKRTFGLPGKLIKDIGSMFETEPQKKEGP from the coding sequence ATGAACCGATCATCAGCACGGCTTTTTATTCGCATCACCTGCTATGCGCTGATTGTGCTCGCAACTTTTTTTGCTCTCCTCATCGTTTATCTCAGTCAATTGGATTTAAATGACTACCGCCGTTCACTCGAGCAGACTATGAGCTCTGCGCTAAAACAACCCGTGCAAATAGGACATAGTTCTCTGACTTTCAATCGTGGCTTCGCTCTGGCATTAAAAAATCTACAGATTGGAGAGAGTCGTGCCCCCCTGGCTGACATCCCCAAAGTCATGGCGACATTGAAACTTACACCTCTGTTCAAGGGGCAACTTATCCTTGATCAAGTCCAGATTGACAATCCTAAAATTAAAATCAAACTGCCTTTTCCAGAACGACCTGCCAAAGGGACATCCCAACGACTATTCAACACCTTGGGAATCCGCATCCTGAACGTCCACAATGCAAGTATAGAGGTGCTTCAAGTACAGAGTGACAAGACGGACCGAGAGTTTAAATTTTCACACCTTAATGCCCTCCTCCGTGGTTGGAATCCTGGGAAAACCGGCGAGTTGACTGTAAGTGGGCAGTTACAAAAGCAGGGTGGTCGTTTCCTTTTTGAAACCCGCCTCCCTTCAAGTCGCAACCCGGAAATCTGGAGAAATGAAGAACAAAAGGCACAACTCAAAATTACAAATTTCTCAACGAAAAAACTCCCCGAAGGCCCCGGTCAAATTCTCCCTGAACTTATGAACATGGACTTAGTCATTCAAGGAGTGCCGGCAACCGGGACAAGCTTCAACACGACTCTGATCAACCCGGATAATAACGAACCCATTCTTTCACTATCAGGACGATGGACATCTGCAAGCGGACAAGAGGCCATAACCAAACTTAAAGGGGAATTGCTGAAAATCCCGCTGAGTGGAGAATTTTACTTTATCAGGCAGGTGGAAAAATATTTCCTGGCGGGGAAACTGGGTGCCGATAACGTAACATTAACCCCCGAAATTCTAAAATCCTGGCAAATTCCGGATGCAGATAAATTTCTCCGTGGTCAACTGGACCAAATAATGTTCACTCTCAATGAAAGCTGGGCTCCGACAGAAAAACATCCTGTCCTACCTCACATTGACGCAAAGATAGCTCTCTCCCATCTCGACTGGAAGCATCCGGACTTCCGGCAACTTAAAAATCTGTCAGTCAACGTTTCTATGGAAGATAAGAGCCTCGAAGCAAAAGACGGCATTTTCACTTTAGGCAGTCAAGCGGTTCATTTTTCAGGACAGATCTACAGCTTATTTCTGCAACCGAAAGTTGATTTTCAGTTCAACGTTAATACTGATATCAGCAATGTTTTATCCCAGATCAATCTTTGGGAAAATTTGGATATTTCCGGCAATCTGCCAGGATCTCTCAGGCTGACAGGCTCCCTGACCGAACCTGACTTCACGTTCCAGGCAGACTTGAACTTGCTCAGTCTGGAGCTGCAATCCTTGCTGACAAAAAAGCCAACGACCAGAAGTCAATTCACACTCCAGGGGCACATCAAAAATCAGCGCTTACAATTAAACAGTTTCTCCCTTAACCTTGATGATGCGGAAATGACCGGACGGGGCTACTTCGATTGGGCTCAACAGGGGCAAGAATTCAGCTTCACAGCTGACCCTGTCAATCTGGGAGACTTTAGAGCTTTTTCACCCCTTCTCGAAAAACTCCAGGTGCGCGGGCAAATTCAACCGGAGCTCACCCAGAAAAACATCGGGTTGCAAGGAACTTTAAAGCTAAAAAACGTTGGCGCACATCTGACTTCTGTCGTCGCTGATCTCAACAACACAACAGGTGAAATCCACCTGGACCAACACGGGTTCACCTTTCAAGACCTTAAAACCTCATTAGGACAATCGGACTTTGTAACAACAGGGATATTTAGCGACTGGAAAAATCCCGTTCTCAATCTTGACCTCAGCGGCAAAAAAATCCGCGCCCATGATCTCATATTTTCAAACCCGACACTCACCCTCCATGATTTAACAGGGCATCTTAAAATCGATGCTGAGGAAATCAATTTTGCCCCCGTTGAGGTTCGTCTGGAAGACGACACTCTGGCGGTTGTCACCGGCAAAGTCAGCGATTTCAAAAATCCACAAACCGTTCTTGAGATCCGGTCGGATAAGGTGGACGTTCTTGATGTCATCAATTTATTTGCTCGACCGGAAAACTCAGGTTCTAAACAAAAAAACGCCCAGAGGAAAGGTCAGGGTCCGTCCTTACTGATTAAAGCCAGTGCAAAACAAGGAGCTCTCGGTGGTCTGCAATTTCAAAACGCCGAAGCGACCATTCAATCTGATGATAGTCGCCTCACCATCTATCCTTTGAAATTTAATAATGGAAAAGGATGGGTCGATGCCCAGGTAGAATTTGACTACAATGAAAAAATGGCACCACTAAAAGTGTCAGGACATGTTGAAGACGTGGATGCCTCAATTCTACATCAGGACCTGTTCAAAAAGCGGGGACTCGTCAGCGGTCTGCTGAAGGGTGATTTCTATCTGGAAGGAAATCCCAAGGAAAATCATTTCTGGCAAGGGGCAAGAGGGGGGGCTCATGCGCAAATCACTCATGGAACATTACGAAAATTCCATGGGCTGGCAAAAGTCTTTTCTCTTCTCAACATTTCACAAATCTTTGCCGGTAGATTGCCGGATATGGATAAAGAAGGGATGCCTTTTTCTCTCCTGGAGGGCAGTTTCCAGATCGGGGCCGGTCTGATTCAATCAGAAGATCTTAAAGTCACCAGTGAATCCATGAACCTTTCTGCTGTCGGCACCCACACCCTCAGCGATGATTCTTTGAATGTAACCCTTGGAATCATGCCTCTTCGTACTGTTGATAAAATAATTACCTCCATTCCAATTGCAGGATGGGTCCTTGCCGGAACGGATAAAGCTTTAGTCACTGCGTACTTCAAAATCACAGGGACCAGTGAGGAACCGATAGTCACTGCGATCCCGATTGATTCAGTATCAACAACTGTCTTCGGCATTTTTAAAAGAACGTTTGGGTTGCCGGGAAAACTGATTAAAGATATTGGCTCAATGTTTGAGACAGAACCACAAAAGAAGGAAGGCCCGTGA